In Nocardia asteroides, the following proteins share a genomic window:
- a CDS encoding SRPBCC family protein has protein sequence MGQVSASSSIVVAADPQRALEAIGDYETVRPRILSSHYRDYKVVEGGKGAGTVVEWTLQATEKRSRNVRAEVTVSDSILTERDANSSMVNTWTVTPDGAGSQVTLRTTWTGAGGISGIFEGIFAPLGLKKIQAEVLGNLQRELA, from the coding sequence GTGGGACAGGTCAGCGCCAGCAGTTCGATCGTCGTCGCCGCGGATCCGCAGCGCGCCCTCGAAGCGATCGGTGACTACGAGACGGTCCGTCCGCGCATCCTCTCCTCGCACTACCGCGACTACAAGGTCGTCGAGGGCGGCAAGGGCGCGGGCACCGTGGTGGAGTGGACGCTGCAGGCCACCGAGAAGCGCTCGCGCAACGTGCGCGCCGAGGTCACGGTGTCGGATTCGATCCTCACCGAGCGCGACGCCAACTCCTCGATGGTCAACACCTGGACCGTCACCCCGGACGGCGCCGGTTCGCAGGTCACCCTGCGCACCACCTGGACCGGTGCGGGCGGCATCTCCGGCATCTTCGAGGGCATCTTCGCCCCGCTCGGCCTGAAGAAGATCCAGGCCGAGGTGCTGGGCAACCTTCAGCGCGAACTGGCCTGA
- a CDS encoding VOC family protein gives MTLALGNVTFDCHDASALAQFYAQLLDRPVDPEASAFFATVGKTAGTLPVLMFIQVPDKTPGKNTVHLDFASAEWRDYAERAISLGAKHIGDFDEYGQQWITLADPEGNLFDIGKSE, from the coding sequence ATGACCCTGGCCCTCGGCAACGTCACGTTCGATTGCCACGACGCGAGCGCGCTGGCGCAGTTCTACGCCCAGCTGCTCGACCGCCCCGTCGACCCGGAGGCCTCGGCGTTCTTCGCCACCGTCGGCAAGACCGCGGGCACGCTGCCGGTGCTCATGTTCATCCAGGTCCCGGACAAGACGCCGGGCAAGAACACCGTGCACCTGGATTTCGCCTCCGCCGAATGGCGCGACTACGCCGAGCGCGCGATCAGCCTGGGCGCCAAGCACATCGGCGACTTCGACGAGTACGGCCAGCAGTGGATCACCCTGGCCGACCCGGAGGGCAACCTCTTCGACATCGGCAAATCGGAGTAG
- a CDS encoding MerR family transcriptional regulator, with product MTATVAIGEFARLTHLSVKTLRYYHEIDLLEPVAVDAGTGYRRYATDQVERAHLIRRLRDLDMPLPEIRTVLAAADPADRDATLRAHLARMEAELQRTREVVASLRALLTAPAPPLRVDYRVEPAFTALTLTEVVDRTAIADWCGTAFERLYTSLLATGTTPAGVAGATYSTEFFTEAAGAVTAYVPLPPGAALVPPAGLGITEFGAQRFAIAVHTGAFEDFDRTYGALGSHVAEHDTLAPGEPVRERYLVGPDLTDNPADYRTEVCWPITEGENR from the coding sequence ATGACAGCCACCGTGGCGATCGGCGAGTTCGCCCGCCTCACGCACCTGAGTGTCAAGACCCTGCGCTACTACCACGAGATCGACCTGCTCGAACCGGTCGCGGTGGACGCAGGCACCGGATACCGGCGCTACGCCACCGACCAGGTGGAACGCGCGCACCTGATCCGCAGGCTGCGCGATCTCGACATGCCGCTGCCCGAGATCCGCACCGTGCTCGCCGCCGCCGACCCGGCCGACCGCGACGCCACCCTGCGCGCCCACCTGGCCCGGATGGAGGCCGAGTTGCAGCGCACCCGCGAGGTGGTGGCCTCGCTGCGCGCGCTGCTCACCGCGCCCGCGCCGCCGCTGCGGGTCGACTACCGGGTCGAACCGGCGTTCACCGCGCTCACGCTCACCGAGGTCGTCGACCGCACCGCCATCGCCGACTGGTGCGGCACCGCCTTCGAGCGGCTGTACACCAGCCTGCTCGCCACCGGAACCACCCCGGCCGGCGTCGCGGGCGCGACCTATTCGACCGAGTTCTTCACCGAGGCCGCGGGCGCGGTCACCGCGTACGTCCCGCTGCCGCCCGGTGCGGCTCTCGTTCCACCCGCCGGACTCGGGATCACCGAATTCGGCGCGCAGCGCTTCGCCATCGCGGTGCACACCGGCGCGTTCGAGGACTTCGACCGCACCTACGGCGCGCTCGGCAGCCACGTCGCCGAGCACGACACCCTCGCACCCGGCGAACCGGTCCGCGAGCGCTATCTCGTCGGACCCGACCTCACCGACAACCCGGCCGACTACCGCACCGAAGTGTGCTGGCCCATCACCGAAGGAGAAAACCGATGA
- a CDS encoding YbaB/EbfC family nucleoid-associated protein, translated as MQALLAQAQQMQQAVMQAQAELAESEVQGQAGGGLVQATLKVSGEVQSLTIDPKVVDPSDVDGLQDLVIGAINDAMANAQKLAAERLGPLSQGLGGGSMPGLPDF; from the coding sequence ATGCAGGCTCTGCTCGCGCAGGCTCAGCAGATGCAGCAGGCGGTGATGCAGGCGCAGGCCGAGCTCGCCGAGTCCGAAGTGCAGGGTCAGGCCGGCGGCGGTCTGGTCCAGGCCACCCTCAAGGTGAGCGGCGAGGTCCAGTCGCTGACGATCGACCCCAAGGTCGTCGACCCGTCCGATGTCGACGGGCTGCAGGACCTGGTGATCGGCGCGATCAACGACGCCATGGCCAACGCGCAGAAGCTGGCCGCCGAGCGTCTCGGCCCGCTCTCGCAGGGCCTCGGCGGCGGCTCGATGCCCGGTCTGCCTGATTTCTGA
- the recR gene encoding recombination mediator RecR encodes MYEGPVQDLIDELGKLPGVGPKSAQRIAFHLLQVEPPEIDRLQAALQKVRDGVQFCVSCGTVADGELCRICADPRRDRTMICVVEEPKDVQAIERTREFRGRYHVLGGALDPLSGVGPDQLRIRELLTRIGNQDDGVDVSEVIIATDPNTEGEATATYLVRMLRDFPGLTVTRLASGLPMGGDLEFADELTLGRALSGRRAL; translated from the coding sequence ATGTATGAGGGGCCGGTTCAGGATCTGATCGACGAGCTGGGCAAGCTTCCCGGCGTCGGTCCGAAGAGCGCACAGCGCATCGCCTTCCACCTGTTGCAGGTGGAGCCGCCGGAGATCGACCGGTTGCAGGCCGCATTGCAGAAGGTGCGCGACGGCGTGCAGTTCTGCGTGTCGTGCGGCACTGTCGCCGACGGCGAGCTGTGCCGGATCTGTGCCGACCCGCGCCGCGACCGCACGATGATCTGTGTGGTCGAGGAACCCAAGGACGTGCAGGCGATCGAGCGCACCCGTGAGTTCCGTGGTCGCTACCACGTGCTCGGCGGTGCGCTCGATCCGCTCAGCGGCGTTGGGCCCGACCAGCTGCGGATCCGGGAACTGCTGACCCGCATCGGCAACCAGGACGACGGCGTGGACGTGAGCGAGGTGATCATCGCGACCGACCCGAACACCGAGGGCGAGGCGACGGCCACCTACCTGGTACGCATGCTGCGCGATTTCCCCGGACTCACCGTCACCCGGCTGGCCTCGGGCCTGCCGATGGGTGGGGACTTGGAGTTCGCCGACGAGCTGACCCTGGGCCGCGCCCTGTCCGGCAGGCGCGCGCTCTAG
- a CDS encoding transglutaminase family protein, which translates to MRVHRAQGRLRSIDYLVELNYALRNTVDYTVRMEPGVQTPDHTLRTRLGSCRDSAWLLVGILRELGLAARFVSGYLVQLTSDTPSLDGPSGPSADFTDLHAWTEVYLPGAGWIGMDPTSGLFAGEGHIPLAATPHPGAAAPITGATGITEATLDFTNVVRRVHEDPRVTLPYTDSQWERITAAGAAIDKRMAAADVGLTMGGEPTFVSIDDQMSPQWTTDADGPHKRERAVDLSDRLRAIYAPTGLVQYRQGKWYPGEPLPRWEIAIAWRADGEPVWTRQDLLADPWSPVDGEPRPGGDAAPSADPGQARPETAAEPAASATHGIAESTPADQPAPQATTSRPNTAAARSVAVPAPGGHTTEVAPHTAVAGSVAVPTEGGQTTEVAPRTATGGSAAAPSGEPETVGRSTAATHEPVAGEEVATQSRTEAVESSAMPTAGEQTTESQPQNAAGSAGAPVVESAVAGAARRSAQAAVEAAASLVAHIAGALGLPDTQVRPAFEDPLARLAATVTAPVGEPPVDDLDPAADSPVARRTLLGRLDEAVNDPAAFVLPLHRRADGAGWASADWQLRRGRDDGGPGRIVLADGDSPAGLRLPLGSVSWHTPPAPPEADPLFQGPLRAPREEPPAELEPADFTPTTALVAEVRAGRLHVFLPPLAELDDFLDLVAKVEAAAVALDQPVVLEGYAPPNDPRLHTFSVTPDPGVIEVNIMPTGSFAEQADVLSTLYAQARLARLSTESFEVDGTHGGTGGGNHITLGGVTPARSPLLRRPDLLVSMLTYWQRHPALSYLFAGRFVGPTSQAPRADEGREDALYELEIAFAEIARLTAEQTGGEPAPAEIQSAPWHIDRALRHLLTDLTGNTHRAEFCIDKLYSPDSARGRLGLLELRGFEMPPHFQMAMVQSLLVRGLVAMFWDRPYRAPLLRHGANLHGRYLLPHFLEADIAEVAADLRAHGVDFDTSWLDPFTEFRFPRIGTAMIGDAELELRGAIEPWLTLGEQTTGQGTARYVDSSVERLQVRLVGADRGRFVLTCNGMPVPLLATDKADVQVAGVRYRAWQPPNSLHPSITVDAPLVFDLVDAATGLSHGGCTYHVAHPGGRAYDDAPVNAVAAQSRRNRRFEAAGHTVNPLDPAELRARIAAQSTDVGAPGILDLRRARTVWGAHDNQ; encoded by the coding sequence GTGCGGGTGCATCGCGCGCAGGGGCGGCTGCGGTCCATCGACTACCTGGTGGAACTGAACTACGCCCTGCGCAACACCGTCGACTACACCGTGCGGATGGAACCGGGCGTGCAGACACCCGACCACACCCTGCGCACCCGGCTCGGTTCCTGCCGTGATTCGGCCTGGCTGCTCGTCGGGATCCTGCGGGAGCTGGGGCTGGCGGCGCGGTTCGTGTCCGGGTATCTGGTGCAGCTCACCTCGGACACCCCGTCACTGGACGGTCCGTCGGGGCCGAGCGCCGACTTCACCGACCTGCACGCCTGGACCGAGGTGTATCTGCCCGGCGCGGGCTGGATCGGCATGGACCCCACGTCCGGGCTGTTCGCCGGTGAGGGGCACATCCCGCTGGCGGCGACCCCGCACCCCGGCGCGGCCGCGCCGATCACCGGCGCCACCGGGATCACCGAGGCCACCCTCGATTTCACCAATGTGGTCCGCCGGGTCCACGAGGACCCGCGAGTCACCCTGCCCTACACCGACTCCCAGTGGGAGCGGATCACCGCCGCAGGCGCCGCGATCGACAAGCGGATGGCCGCCGCCGACGTGGGCCTCACCATGGGCGGCGAGCCCACCTTCGTCTCCATCGACGACCAGATGAGCCCCCAGTGGACCACCGACGCCGACGGCCCGCACAAACGCGAACGCGCCGTCGACCTGTCCGACCGCCTTCGCGCCATCTATGCCCCCACCGGCCTGGTCCAGTACCGCCAGGGCAAGTGGTACCCCGGAGAACCGTTGCCGCGCTGGGAGATCGCCATCGCCTGGCGCGCCGACGGCGAGCCGGTGTGGACCCGCCAGGACCTCCTCGCCGACCCGTGGTCGCCGGTGGACGGCGAGCCGCGTCCGGGCGGGGATGCCGCGCCGTCAGCCGATCCAGGCCAGGCTCGGCCCGAGACCGCAGCAGAGCCCGCGGCGTCGGCCACGCACGGTATCGCCGAGTCCACTCCAGCCGACCAACCCGCGCCCCAGGCGACGACATCGCGGCCGAACACTGCGGCAGCACGGTCCGTGGCTGTGCCGGCGCCGGGCGGGCATACGACTGAAGTCGCGCCGCACACTGCGGTAGCCGGGTCTGTGGCTGTGCCGACGGAGGGCGGGCAGACGACTGAAGTCGCGCCGCGCACTGCGACGGGTGGGTCTGCGGCCGCGCCGAGCGGCGAACCCGAGACGGTCGGCCGATCAACGGCTGCCACGCACGAGCCGGTGGCAGGCGAGGAGGTGGCGACGCAATCGCGCACCGAGGCGGTCGAGTCCTCGGCTATGCCGACGGCGGGCGAGCAGACGACGGAGTCGCAGCCGCAGAATGCCGCTGGGTCTGCGGGTGCGCCGGTGGTCGAATCGGCGGTGGCGGGTGCGGCGCGGCGCAGTGCGCAGGCGGCGGTGGAGGCGGCGGCATCGCTGGTCGCCCATATCGCGGGCGCGCTCGGCTTGCCGGATACGCAGGTGCGTCCGGCGTTCGAGGATCCGCTGGCCCGGTTGGCCGCCACAGTGACCGCGCCGGTCGGGGAGCCGCCGGTGGACGATCTCGATCCGGCGGCGGATTCGCCGGTGGCCCGGCGGACGCTGCTCGGGCGGCTCGACGAGGCCGTCAACGATCCGGCGGCCTTCGTGCTGCCCCTGCATCGGCGGGCCGACGGTGCGGGCTGGGCCAGCGCGGACTGGCAGCTGCGCCGCGGCCGGGACGACGGTGGGCCGGGGCGGATCGTGCTGGCCGACGGCGATTCGCCCGCGGGCCTGCGGCTTCCGCTGGGCTCCGTGTCCTGGCACACGCCTCCCGCGCCGCCGGAGGCCGATCCGCTGTTCCAGGGACCGCTGCGGGCGCCGCGCGAGGAACCGCCCGCGGAACTGGAACCGGCGGACTTCACCCCGACCACCGCGCTGGTCGCCGAGGTCAGGGCGGGCCGGTTGCATGTGTTCCTGCCGCCGCTGGCCGAACTCGACGACTTCCTCGACCTGGTCGCGAAGGTGGAGGCGGCGGCCGTCGCACTCGATCAGCCGGTGGTGCTGGAGGGCTACGCGCCGCCGAACGACCCACGGCTGCACACCTTCTCGGTGACCCCCGATCCCGGCGTCATCGAGGTCAACATCATGCCGACGGGCTCGTTCGCCGAGCAGGCCGACGTACTGAGCACCCTGTACGCCCAGGCCAGGCTGGCCCGGCTGAGCACCGAGTCGTTCGAGGTGGACGGCACGCACGGCGGCACCGGCGGTGGCAACCACATCACCCTGGGCGGGGTGACGCCCGCGCGCTCGCCGCTGCTGCGCAGGCCGGATCTGCTGGTGTCGATGCTGACCTACTGGCAGCGTCATCCGGCGCTGTCGTACCTGTTCGCGGGCCGGTTCGTCGGCCCGACCTCGCAGGCGCCCCGAGCCGACGAGGGCCGCGAGGACGCGCTGTACGAACTCGAGATCGCCTTCGCCGAGATCGCCCGCCTCACCGCCGAGCAGACCGGCGGTGAACCGGCGCCCGCCGAGATCCAGTCGGCGCCATGGCATATCGACCGCGCGCTGCGTCACCTGCTGACCGACCTCACCGGCAACACCCATCGCGCCGAGTTCTGCATCGACAAGCTCTACAGTCCCGACTCCGCGCGCGGCAGGCTGGGCCTGCTGGAACTGCGCGGCTTCGAGATGCCGCCGCACTTCCAGATGGCCATGGTGCAGTCGCTGCTGGTCCGCGGCCTGGTCGCGATGTTCTGGGACCGGCCCTACCGCGCGCCGCTGCTGCGTCACGGCGCGAATCTGCACGGCCGCTACCTGCTGCCGCACTTCCTGGAAGCCGATATCGCCGAGGTCGCCGCCGACCTGCGCGCGCACGGCGTCGATTTCGACACCAGCTGGCTCGATCCCTTCACCGAGTTCCGGTTCCCGCGCATCGGCACCGCGATGATCGGCGACGCGGAACTGGAACTGCGCGGCGCGATCGAACCCTGGCTGACCCTGGGTGAGCAGACCACCGGCCAGGGCACCGCGCGCTATGTCGACTCCTCGGTCGAGCGGTTGCAGGTACGGCTGGTCGGCGCCGATCGCGGGCGGTTCGTGCTCACCTGCAACGGCATGCCGGTACCGCTGCTGGCCACCGACAAGGCCGACGTGCAGGTCGCGGGCGTGCGCTATCGCGCCTGGCAGCCGCCGAATTCGCTGCACCCGTCCATCACCGTGGACGCGCCGCTGGTCTTCGACCTGGTCGACGCCGCGACCGGCCTCTCGCACGGCGGCTGCACGTATCACGTGGCGCACCCCGGCGGCCGCGCCTACGACGACGCGCCCGTCAACGCGGTGGCGGCCCAGTCGCGTCGCAATCGCCGGTTCGAGGCCGCGGGACATACGGTGAATCCGCTCGACCCCGCCGAACTCCGTGCGAGGATCGCGGCGCAGTCGACCGATGTCGGCGCGCCGGGCATCCTGGATCTACGTCGCGCGCGCACCGTGTGGGGTGCGCACGACAACCAGTGA
- a CDS encoding circularly permuted type 2 ATP-grasp protein produces the protein MPDRRDTTGRERRGVLAATDAAEQFARYRAESKAGSRFDECGRPTQGYYDELVDGRGRVRSMWSELSADFVDQGIGGLGRIDHRVRRQIEDDGVTYTEVGLGDDTATPMPWRLDPIPLLVSADDWTRLESGLTQRSLVLDEVLTDVYGPRRLIGSGLLPPEIVFGSTGYVRAAHGITIPGTHQLFLHACDISRWSDGQFRVLADWAQAPSGAGYALADRRVVASAIPEAFEHAGPRPLTPFARAMRLMLEEAAPELADGEEPVVVVLSPGSHSETAFDQAYLAQMLGFPLVESADLVVRDGALWMRSLGSLERVDVVLRRVDAEFSDPLDLRPDSRLGVVGLVEVLRRGAVTVVNTLGSGLLESPALSAFLPRIARSVLGEDLLLDGTPAYWGGDDTERAHLVTHLGDLVIRSAVDGSTIFGPSLAAAERDELAARIETERWKWVGQEPAEFSVAPAVEGEAGLAPAPVGMRLFSLARRGGYTAMSGGLGQQRMRLEPTRSVIKVAAKDVWVRAAPAPAVATEVPHEERLRRAIPVVDAISSPRVLNDQFWMGRYSERAEAMVRLLAATHDVYQDYRYRPWLEGADALPILMRALSVTTGTNAPESVLATVASSGGALVQVQSSDGGASARSAGPGSDGGQVDPGAGGRATGSARPGSDGSRADRGAARSDSGDQGVGGKDADSARRADDAPDSTAAEENSEDTAAWERAGTSALARALRTTGSAADRAPESADDDGARPRDGQKKSAARPKVTGKPVSAEPRVVAGASAEGFQYLATLTGDRYLPGSLSYAVDHYGSAARAVRDQLSADTWMILGAVDRALAEFRSASTEQETALSSVHSLTLAALLSLSGIGAESLVRDTGWYVMDIGKRIERGLALTSLLKATLSQASPPEVERVVTDTILVAAESAVIYRRRHRGSAHVAALAGLLLFDPGNPRSLIYQLDRLEADFQALPGGAGASRSQRLLADAQRMLRRVDPADLENTDADGVRTELVELLEGVHLRLRKLSESFEATKLAVPVSIQPLWGNTRMVG, from the coding sequence GTGCCTGACCGACGGGACACGACGGGCCGCGAACGACGCGGCGTCCTCGCCGCCACTGACGCGGCCGAACAGTTCGCCCGGTATCGGGCCGAGAGCAAGGCGGGCTCGCGGTTCGACGAGTGCGGCAGGCCGACCCAGGGCTACTACGACGAGCTGGTCGACGGTCGCGGCCGGGTGCGCTCCATGTGGTCGGAACTCTCGGCCGACTTCGTGGACCAGGGCATCGGCGGACTCGGCCGGATCGATCACCGGGTGCGCAGGCAGATCGAGGACGACGGCGTCACCTACACCGAGGTCGGGCTCGGCGACGACACGGCGACCCCGATGCCGTGGCGGCTCGACCCCATCCCGCTACTGGTCTCGGCCGACGACTGGACCCGGCTGGAGAGCGGCCTGACACAGCGCTCGCTGGTGCTCGACGAGGTACTCACCGACGTCTACGGTCCACGCAGGCTGATCGGGTCCGGGCTGCTGCCGCCGGAGATCGTCTTCGGCAGCACCGGGTATGTGCGGGCCGCGCACGGCATCACCATTCCCGGCACGCACCAGCTGTTCCTGCACGCCTGCGACATCAGCCGCTGGAGCGACGGGCAGTTCCGGGTGCTGGCCGACTGGGCGCAGGCCCCCTCGGGCGCCGGCTACGCGCTGGCCGACCGTCGCGTCGTCGCCTCGGCCATTCCGGAGGCGTTCGAGCACGCGGGCCCGCGCCCGCTCACCCCGTTCGCCAGGGCCATGCGCTTGATGCTGGAGGAAGCCGCGCCGGAGCTGGCCGACGGCGAGGAGCCGGTCGTGGTGGTGCTGAGCCCGGGCTCGCACTCCGAAACCGCGTTCGACCAGGCCTATCTCGCGCAGATGCTGGGTTTCCCGCTGGTCGAGAGCGCCGACCTGGTGGTTCGCGACGGCGCGCTGTGGATGCGCTCGCTGGGCAGCCTGGAACGGGTCGACGTGGTGCTGCGCCGCGTGGACGCCGAGTTCTCCGATCCGCTGGACCTGCGGCCGGATTCGCGCCTCGGCGTGGTCGGGCTGGTCGAGGTGCTGCGCCGGGGCGCGGTGACGGTGGTGAACACCCTCGGCAGTGGGCTACTGGAATCGCCCGCGCTGAGCGCGTTCCTGCCCCGGATCGCGCGGTCGGTGCTCGGGGAGGATCTGCTGCTCGACGGCACGCCCGCCTACTGGGGTGGCGACGACACCGAGCGCGCGCACCTCGTCACCCACCTCGGTGACCTGGTGATCCGCTCGGCCGTCGACGGGTCGACCATCTTCGGCCCCAGCCTGGCCGCCGCCGAACGCGACGAACTCGCCGCCCGGATCGAGACGGAGCGCTGGAAGTGGGTGGGGCAGGAGCCCGCCGAGTTCTCGGTGGCCCCGGCCGTGGAAGGGGAGGCGGGGCTGGCGCCCGCGCCGGTCGGCATGCGGTTGTTCTCGCTGGCCCGGCGCGGGGGCTACACGGCCATGTCGGGTGGGCTGGGTCAGCAGCGGATGCGGCTGGAACCCACCCGCAGCGTGATCAAGGTGGCGGCCAAGGACGTGTGGGTGCGCGCCGCGCCCGCGCCCGCCGTGGCGACCGAGGTGCCGCACGAGGAGCGGTTGCGCCGGGCGATCCCGGTCGTCGACGCGATCAGCTCGCCGCGCGTGCTCAACGACCAGTTCTGGATGGGCCGCTACAGCGAGCGCGCCGAGGCGATGGTCCGGCTGCTGGCCGCGACCCACGACGTCTACCAGGACTACCGCTACCGGCCCTGGCTGGAAGGCGCCGACGCGCTGCCGATCCTGATGCGCGCCCTCTCGGTGACCACGGGCACGAACGCGCCGGAATCGGTGCTGGCCACGGTGGCGAGCTCGGGCGGCGCGCTCGTGCAGGTGCAGTCGAGCGACGGAGGGGCCTCCGCGCGCAGCGCCGGCCCCGGCTCCGACGGCGGCCAGGTCGATCCAGGTGCGGGTGGCCGGGCAACCGGATCGGCCCGACCAGGCTCCGATGGCAGCCGGGCCGATCGCGGCGCGGCGCGAAGCGATTCCGGTGACCAGGGTGTCGGCGGGAAGGACGCCGATTCGGCTCGGCGCGCCGATGACGCGCCGGATTCCACTGCGGCGGAAGAGAATTCCGAGGACACCGCCGCGTGGGAGCGTGCCGGGACCAGTGCGCTGGCACGTGCTCTGCGGACCACCGGCAGCGCTGCCGACCGGGCGCCGGAGTCGGCTGACGACGACGGCGCACGTCCGCGCGACGGGCAGAAGAAGTCCGCCGCCCGGCCGAAGGTAACCGGGAAGCCGGTCAGCGCGGAACCACGCGTCGTGGCAGGCGCGTCCGCCGAGGGCTTCCAGTACCTGGCCACCCTCACCGGCGACCGATACCTGCCCGGCTCGCTGTCCTACGCCGTGGACCACTACGGGTCGGCGGCCAGGGCGGTGCGAGACCAGCTCTCCGCCGACACCTGGATGATCCTCGGTGCCGTCGACCGCGCGCTGGCCGAATTCCGCAGCGCCAGTACCGAACAGGAGACCGCGCTGTCGTCGGTGCATTCGCTGACGCTGGCCGCGCTGCTGTCGCTGTCGGGGATCGGCGCGGAGTCGCTGGTGCGCGACACCGGCTGGTACGTCATGGACATCGGCAAGCGGATCGAACGCGGCCTCGCGCTGACCTCACTGCTGAAAGCCACGCTGTCCCAGGCCAGCCCGCCCGAGGTGGAACGGGTGGTCACCGACACGATCCTGGTCGCCGCCGAGTCGGCCGTGATCTACCGTCGCAGGCATCGTGGCTCGGCCCATGTCGCCGCGCTGGCGGGACTGCTGCTGTTCGACCCGGGCAATCCGCGCTCGCTGATCTACCAGCTCGACCGGCTGGAAGCCGACTTCCAGGCACTGCCCGGCGGCGCGGGCGCGTCGCGTTCGCAGCGGCTGCTCGCCGACGCCCAGCGCATGCTGCGCCGCGTCGACCCGGCGGACCTGGAGAACACCGACGCCGACGGTGTGCGCACCGAACTGGTGGAACTGCTGGAAGGGGTGCACTTGCGGCTGCGCAAGCTGTCGGAGTCGTTCGAGGCGACCAAGCTCGCGGTGCCGGTGAGCATCCAGCCGCTGTGGGGCAACACCAGGATGGTCGGATGA